Proteins encoded together in one Rhinopithecus roxellana isolate Shanxi Qingling chromosome 3, ASM756505v1, whole genome shotgun sequence window:
- the IK gene encoding protein Red, whose amino-acid sequence MPERDSEPFSNPLAPDGHDVDDPHSFHQSKLTNEDFRKLLMTPRAAPTSAPPSKSRHHEMPREYNEDEDPAARRRKKKSYYAKLRQQEIERERELAEKYRDRAKERRDGVNKDYEETELISTTANYRAVGPTAEADKSAAEKRRQLIQESKFLGGDMEHTHLVKGLDFALLQKVRAEIASKEKEEEELMEKPQKETKKDEDPENKIEFKTRLGRNVYRMLFKSKAYERNELFLPGRMAYVVDLDDEYADTDIPTTLIRSKADCPTMEAQTTLTTNDIVISKLTQILSYLRQGTRNKKLKKKDKGKLEEKKPPEADMNIFEDIGDYVPSTTKTPRDKERERYRERERDRERDRDRDRERERERDRERERERDREREEEKKRHSYFEKPKVDDEPMDVDKGPGSAKELIKSINEKFAGSTGWEGTESLKKPEDKKQLGDFFGMSNSYAECYPATMDDMAVDSDEEVDYSKMDQGNKKGPLGRWDFDTQEEYSEYMNNKEALPKAAFQYGIKMSEGRKTRRFKETNDKAELDRQWKKISAIIEKRKKMEADGVEVKRPKY is encoded by the exons ATCAAAACTCACCAATGAAGACTTCAGGAAACTTCTCATGACCCCCAGGGCTGCCCCTACCTCTGCACCACCTTCTAAGTCACGTCACCATGA GATGCCAAGGGAgtacaatgaggatgaagacccaGCTGCacgaaggaggaaaaagaaaag TTACTATGCCAAGCTACGCCAACAagaaattgagagagagagagagctagcaGAGAAGTACCGGGATCGTGCCAAGGAACGTAGAGATGGAGTGAACAAAGATTATGAAGAAACCGAGCTTATCAGCACCACAGCTAACTACAGGGCTGTTGGCCCCACTGCTGAGGC GGACAAATCAGCTGCAGAGAAGAGAAGACAGTTGATCCAGGAGTCCAAATTCTTGGGTGGTGACATGGAACACACCCATTTGGTAAAAGGCTTGGATTTTGCTCTGCTTCAAAAG GTACGAGCTGAGATTGCcagcaaagagaaagaggaagaggaactgATGGAAAAGCCCCAGAAAGAAACCAA GAAAGATGAGGatcctgaaaataaaattgaatttaaaacacGTCTGG GCCGCAATGTTTACCGAATGCTTTTTAAGAGCAAAGCATATGAGCGGAATGAGTTGTTCCTGCCAGGCCGCATGGCCTATGTGGTAGACCTGGATGATGAATATGCTGACACAGATATCCCCACCACTCTTATCCGCAGCAAGGCTGATTGCCCCACCATGGAG GCCCAGACCACACTGACCACAAATGACATTGTCATTAGCAAGCTTACCCAGATCCTTTCATACCTGAGGCAGGGAACCCGTAACAAGAAGCTTAAGAAGAAGGATAAAG ggaagctagaagagaagaaacCTCCTGAGGCTGACATGAA TATTTTTGAAGACATTGGGGATTACGTACCCTCCACAACCAAGACACCTCGGGACAAGGAGCGGGAGAGATATCGGGAACGGGAGCGTGAtcgggagagagacagagaccgtgaccgagagcgagagcgagaacGAGATCGAGAACGAGAGCGAGAGCGGGAccgagagagagaagaggaaaagaagagacacAGCTACTTTGAGAAGCCAAAAGTAGATGATGAG CCCATGGATGTTGACAAAG GACCTGGGTCTGCCAAGGAGTTGATCAAGTCCATCAATGAAAAGTTTGCTGGGTCTACTGGCTGGGAAGGCACAGAATC GCTGAAGAAGCCAGAAGACAAAAAGCAGCTGGGAGATTTCTTTGGCATGTCCAACAGTTATGCAGAGTGCTACCCAGCCAC GATGGATGACATGGCTGTGGATAGTGATGAGGAGGTGGATTATAGCAAAATGGACCAG GGTAACAAGAAGGGGCCCTTAGGCCGTTGGGACTTTGATACCCAGGAAGAATACAGCGAGTATATGAACAACAAAGAGGCTTTGCCCAA GGCTGCATTCCAGTATGGTATCAAAATGTCTGAAGGGCGGAAAACCAGGCGCTTCAAGGAAACCAATGACAAAGCAGAGCTTGATCGCCAGTGGAAGAAGATTAGTGCA ATCattgagaagaggaagaagatggaAGCTGATGG GGTTGAAGTCAAAAGACCAAAATATTAA
- the WDR55 gene encoding WD repeat-containing protein 55 produces MDRTCEERPAEDGSDEDDPDSIEAPTRIRDTPEDIVLEAPASGLAFHPARDLLAAGDVDGDVFVFSYSCQEGETKELWSSGHHLKACRAVAFSEDGQKLVTVSKDKAIHVLDVEQGRLERRVSKAHGAPINSLLLVDENVLATGDDTGGIRLWDQRKEGPLMDMRQHEEYIADMALDPAKKLLLTASGDGCLGVFNVKRRRFELLSESQSGDLTSVTLMKCGKKVACGSSEGTIYLFNWNGFGATSDRFAVRAESIDCMVPVTESLLCTGSTDGVIRAVNILPNRVVGSVGQHPGEPVEELALSHCGRFLASSGHDQRLKFWDMAQLRAVVVDDYRRRKKKGGPLRALSSKTWSTDDFFAGLREEGEDSMAQEEEEETGDDSD; encoded by the exons ATGGACCGCACTTGTGAAGAGAGGCCCGCTGAGGATGGGAGCGACGAGGACGACCCGGACTCCATAGAAGCCCCGACCCGGATCCGGGACACTCCGGAAGACATCGTGCTGGAAGCTCCGGCCAGTGGGCTGGCGTTCCATCCGGCCCGTGACCTACTGGCTGCAGGGGACGTGGACGGGGACGTGTTCGT cttTTCCTACTCTTGCCAAGAGGGAGAAACCAAGGAGCTCTGGTCATCGGGTCACCATCTCAAGGCCTGCCGAGCTGTGGCCTTCTCTGAAGATGGGCAGA AGCTTGTTACTGTCTCCAAGGACAAAGCCATCCATGTTCTAGATGTGGAGCAGGGGCGACTAGAAAGACGTGTTTCCAAGGCTCATGG TGCCCCCATCAACAGTCTTCTGCTGGTGGATGAGAATGTTCTGGCCACTGGGGATGACACGGGTGGTATCCGTCTCTGGGACCAGCGGAAGGAGGGCCCCTTAATGGATATGAGGCAACATGAAGAGTACATCGCAGACATGGCTCTGGATCCAGCCAAGAAGCTGCTGCTGACAGCCAG TGGGGATGGCTGCCTTGGAGTCTTCAACGTTAAGAGGCGTCGGTTTGAGCTGCTCTCAGAGTCTCAGTCTGGGGATCTGACCTCTGTCACCCTCATGAAA TGTGGGAAGAAGGTGGCCTGTGGCTCCAGTGAAGGTACCATCTACCTCTTCAACTGGAATGGCTTTGGGGCCACAAGTGACCGCTTTGCCGTGAGAGCTGAATCTATCGACTGCATGGTTCCAGTCACTGAGAGTCTGCTGTGTACTGGCTCCACCGATGGAGTCATCAG GGCTGTGAACATCCTACCGAACCGAGTGGTGGGCAGTGTGGGCCAGCACCCTGGGGAGCCTGTGGAGGAGCTGGCCCTTTCCCACTGTGGCCGCTTCCTGGCCAGTAGTGGCCATGACCAGCGCCTCAAGTTTTGGGACATGGCCCAGCTGCGAGCTGTGGTGGTGGATGACTACCGTCGGCGCAAAAAAAAGGGAGGACCACTGCGGGCTCTGAGCAGCAAGACTTGGAGCACTGATGACTTCTTCGCAGGActgagggaagagggagaagactCCATGGctcaggaagaagaggaggagactgGGGATGACAGTGACTGA